The proteins below come from a single Natranaerofaba carboxydovora genomic window:
- a CDS encoding TAXI family TRAP transporter solute-binding subunit → MEKFKKFKMLALLMSIVLIGSVVALVGCGGNGDVDEDGDGASPTEFRWGTSDTGSTGHAALTALTTILNREMDGYNYTVLPTPGAVYSMSQYAEGEMDGFYGADVAFLEYGEERDRFEDFDYEGAERELVQTFWGYTLEVGLAVHGNDYDDYDEWRDLEGEVLFTGPAAWDVRAALRIPLQDALEMDYEYNEIDLDMVASSLDAGHIAGINAYTSSESTVPGWLLEAELATDIQVLNPSDEEIEILNEAGYEIVEIDADVFESDMDVDTVKRIPFFYGFHMGPEVAAEDVYEMLNVIHEYSDELAQQDESFAQINEDMVEIQVRGIESSVDHVDIHPGLQMFLEDHDAWNSDWDDSVAE, encoded by the coding sequence ATGGAAAAGTTCAAAAAATTTAAAATGTTAGCCTTATTAATGTCTATTGTTCTTATCGGTAGTGTAGTAGCGTTGGTAGGATGTGGAGGAAATGGAGATGTAGATGAAGATGGAGATGGAGCATCACCTACGGAATTTAGATGGGGAACCTCTGACACTGGATCAACCGGGCATGCAGCACTAACAGCGTTAACTACAATCTTGAATAGGGAGATGGATGGTTACAACTATACTGTACTGCCAACACCAGGCGCTGTATACAGTATGAGTCAGTATGCAGAAGGTGAAATGGATGGTTTTTATGGCGCAGATGTTGCATTCTTAGAGTACGGCGAAGAACGTGATCGATTTGAAGACTTTGATTATGAAGGCGCAGAGAGAGAGCTAGTTCAAACATTTTGGGGATATACTTTGGAAGTAGGTCTTGCAGTACATGGTAATGATTATGATGATTATGATGAATGGAGAGATCTAGAGGGAGAAGTTTTATTTACCGGTCCGGCTGCTTGGGATGTAAGAGCAGCACTTAGAATACCTCTACAGGATGCTCTTGAAATGGACTACGAATATAACGAAATTGACTTAGATATGGTTGCATCTTCTTTGGATGCAGGTCACATTGCTGGTATCAATGCTTATACTTCAAGTGAAAGTACTGTGCCGGGATGGCTTTTGGAGGCAGAGCTAGCAACTGATATTCAAGTTTTAAACCCTAGTGATGAAGAGATAGAAATATTAAATGAAGCTGGATATGAAATTGTAGAGATTGATGCAGATGTGTTTGAATCCGACATGGATGTGGATACTGTAAAAAGGATTCCTTTCTTCTACGGTTTTCATATGGGACCTGAGGTTGCGGCGGAAGATGTCTATGAAATGTTAAATGTAATCCATGAATATTCTGATGAACTTGCACAGCAAGACGAGTCATTTGCCCAGATTAACGAAGATATGGTAGAGATTCAGGTAAGAGGCATTGAATCTTCAGTTGACCATGTAGATATTCATCCAGGTTTACAAATGTTCTTGGAAGACCATGATGCTTGGAACTCAGATTGGGACGACAGTGTTGCTGAGTAG
- a CDS encoding TAXI family TRAP transporter solute-binding subunit, protein MAKNFNLTLMMLLALLITLVITIGYGCDDDDPKEKEIKDKFQGNYELEEMITIAAGPLSGIYYPIGIGVSDAIEKSLDYDISVLSTGASAENIDLMLDDKIELSITMGDAVRQAYEGFGAYYEQEPKRDLRGIASLYPNFVQVLTLEDSEVKNFEDLEGKKVGVGAPGSGVELNARLVLGAHGMNYYNIEEKYLDYGEAIEYLRSGQIDAAFVTSGIPNPTVKDLIDSHDVLIIPIEGEGMENLKESYPFFTENVIPEGTYNNHDEITTATIKNLLLVNKNLSDDKVYNVTKSIVENIQYIQQSHESAEKYVTKENLTSNMVVPFHPGAKQYFKEKGLLEDE, encoded by the coding sequence GTGGCAAAAAATTTTAATTTAACTTTAATGATGTTATTAGCTCTATTGATAACACTTGTGATAACAATAGGTTATGGATGTGATGATGATGACCCCAAGGAAAAAGAAATCAAAGATAAATTTCAAGGAAATTATGAATTAGAAGAAATGATCACAATTGCCGCCGGCCCATTATCGGGTATATATTATCCAATTGGCATTGGAGTTTCTGATGCTATTGAGAAAAGTTTAGATTATGATATATCCGTTCTTTCTACAGGAGCTTCAGCAGAAAATATCGACTTAATGCTAGATGATAAAATTGAACTGTCTATTACAATGGGGGATGCCGTAAGACAAGCATACGAAGGCTTTGGAGCTTACTACGAACAAGAGCCAAAAAGAGACCTTAGAGGTATAGCTTCATTATATCCTAATTTTGTACAAGTTCTTACTTTAGAGGATTCGGAAGTTAAAAACTTTGAAGATTTGGAAGGCAAAAAAGTAGGAGTTGGTGCTCCTGGTTCGGGGGTTGAATTAAACGCAAGACTGGTGTTAGGAGCTCATGGTATGAACTACTATAATATTGAAGAAAAATATTTGGATTATGGTGAAGCCATAGAATATTTAAGAAGTGGCCAAATAGATGCTGCTTTTGTTACCAGCGGTATACCTAATCCTACTGTAAAAGATTTAATAGATTCTCATGATGTTTTGATAATACCAATTGAGGGAGAGGGAATGGAAAATCTTAAAGAAAGTTATCCTTTTTTTACAGAGAATGTTATACCCGAGGGAACATACAATAATCATGATGAGATTACAACTGCAACTATCAAAAATCTATTGTTAGTAAATAAGAATTTGTCAGATGATAAAGTGTACAATGTAACCAAAAGTATAGTAGAAAATATCCAATATATACAACAAAGCCATGAATCAGCAGAAAAATATGTCACTAAAGAAAACCTAACTTCAAACATGGTTGTACCATTTCATCCAGGTGCAAAACAATATTTTAAAGAAAAAGGACTACTAGAGGATGAATAA
- a CDS encoding 2-oxoacid:acceptor oxidoreductase subunit alpha, with translation MSEKKPQLIQGNEACVKAAIAAGIKFFAGYPITPSSEIAEGLAEELPKVSGRFIQMEDEIASMGAIIGGSLAGAKSMTATSGPGFSLKQENLGFAAMAEVPCVVVNVQRGGPSTGAPTLPSQGDMMQAKWGTHGDHPAIALCPASVRETFDLTVRAINLSEKYRTPVVLLIDEVIGHMRENVVLPTQDELEIVERKKPAKDLDNYLPYKADDDMIPPMANYGEGYLFHVTGLSHDETGFPDLKNPDVIGGLTERLVNKVEDNKDDIVEYSTENLDDAEVVIVAYGSAARTAATAMDQAREKGIKTGLITLKTIWPFPEEILTDLLKDVKTVVVPEMNLGQIKGEIKNCINLSQNIVGVNRVDGELITPAEILEAIVKEES, from the coding sequence ATGAGTGAAAAAAAGCCACAATTAATCCAAGGAAATGAAGCTTGTGTAAAAGCTGCAATTGCAGCAGGTATTAAATTTTTTGCAGGTTATCCCATAACCCCATCAAGTGAAATAGCCGAAGGATTAGCAGAAGAGCTTCCAAAGGTAAGTGGTAGATTCATACAAATGGAAGATGAAATCGCAAGCATGGGGGCGATAATAGGTGGTTCTTTAGCCGGGGCAAAGAGTATGACGGCAACAAGTGGCCCGGGTTTTTCTTTGAAACAGGAGAATCTAGGTTTTGCTGCCATGGCTGAAGTGCCCTGTGTTGTAGTTAACGTTCAAAGAGGTGGCCCAAGTACAGGTGCGCCTACGCTGCCATCACAGGGTGACATGATGCAGGCCAAATGGGGTACCCATGGAGATCATCCGGCTATAGCTTTGTGCCCAGCTTCTGTTAGGGAGACTTTTGACTTAACAGTAAGGGCGATAAATCTTTCAGAAAAATACAGAACTCCTGTTGTATTACTAATAGATGAAGTAATAGGTCATATGAGAGAAAATGTAGTTTTACCAACACAGGATGAACTAGAGATTGTAGAAAGGAAAAAACCTGCAAAAGATCTTGATAATTACCTACCTTACAAAGCAGATGACGATATGATTCCTCCCATGGCAAATTATGGAGAAGGGTATCTATTCCATGTAACAGGTCTATCTCACGATGAAACAGGATTTCCCGACCTAAAAAACCCAGATGTAATTGGAGGCCTAACAGAAAGGCTAGTAAATAAAGTAGAAGATAACAAAGATGATATTGTTGAATATAGTACAGAGAACTTAGATGATGCAGAAGTAGTAATTGTTGCATACGGTTCAGCAGCTAGGACTGCAGCTACTGCCATGGATCAAGCCAGAGAAAAAGGGATAAAAACTGGCCTTATTACCCTGAAAACCATTTGGCCATTCCCTGAAGAAATACTAACTGACCTACTAAAAGATGTAAAAACTGTAGTTGTTCCAGAAATGAACCTTGGTCAAATAAAAGGTGAAATAAAGAACTGTATCAACCTATCTCAAAATATAGTAGGTGTAAATAGAGTAGACGGGGAGCTTATAACCCCAGCAGAAATTTTAGAAGCTATCGTTAAGGAGGAATCCTAA
- a CDS encoding GYF domain-containing protein, with amino-acid sequence MQNWYIAQGENVYGPYTWESIESILEQGYLNNSDYIWDPNLSKWLTINELNQSIYMAEKNKKNHLLTLRRRKGILVCFVLV; translated from the coding sequence ATGCAAAATTGGTATATAGCACAAGGAGAAAATGTTTATGGCCCTTATACCTGGGAGAGTATCGAGAGCATATTAGAACAGGGTTATTTGAATAACTCTGACTATATATGGGATCCAAACCTTTCAAAGTGGTTGACTATAAATGAATTAAATCAATCAATATATATGGCAGAAAAAAACAAGAAAAACCATCTTCTAACATTAAGAAGAAGAAAAGGCATTCTCGTTTGTTTCGTTTTAGTTTGA
- a CDS encoding TRAP transporter fused permease subunit has protein sequence MLYISLSIFSSLYLTSQFEAIRFERLGRWSNMDIFASLTTILLVLEYARRKFFPIFVLNIVLILYAVYGYIVPGMFSHPGLSWYRIITSMGVEMSTGVYSDLTQLGLTLIGAFFLVLAVLRGFGCIDSILKFAQRLAKKSSFALPQAAVIGSFAVATVSGSGPANAATTGAATIPALKKAGFPSENAAAIETASSLGGQLMPPVMGVTAFLMVEFLGVGYFDVVARGFGPAFVYFFGVAASVYLLTAKYQTQAVNLEVTKINFYDKVNLLAFAGVISVLIVLLGYFRMSAMMSALRVFTGLIIFLSIFFISKYIKEKKEQEKQVFSKQTFKEVTAPYVRSLDTFATIVSDVVILLSLLGILTGIFTITGIPTKIGTLLVQAASFHIVAVVLIAFLFGYLMGMGLPPAPVYIIVVLAIAPTMLQLGIENWVIHFFAFFMGVFGHLSPPTSLTAAVTAKIAESDYTKTILRSLESCIPLIILIFAIFTRPELVVEIGTQQIYGFFVVLMGTLGIVFSMHCHFHKDKKPDIAIKLLLLVLALLTLFHPSILIGTITAVPIIGFVIYGLMQVNKGEIERIANIREEREEIEVS, from the coding sequence ATATTATATATTTCACTGTCAATATTCTCATCACTATATTTAACATCGCAATTTGAAGCAATTCGATTTGAAAGATTAGGTAGATGGTCGAATATGGACATATTTGCAAGTCTTACAACTATTTTATTAGTATTAGAATATGCAAGAAGAAAATTTTTTCCTATCTTTGTCTTAAATATAGTTTTAATTCTTTATGCAGTCTATGGATATATTGTTCCAGGAATGTTTAGCCACCCTGGTCTTAGTTGGTACAGGATAATAACTTCTATGGGTGTTGAGATGAGCACAGGAGTTTATTCTGACCTTACTCAGCTAGGCCTTACCTTGATAGGTGCTTTTTTCTTGGTTTTAGCGGTTCTAAGAGGTTTTGGCTGTATTGATTCAATTTTGAAATTTGCTCAGAGGTTGGCGAAAAAATCAAGTTTTGCCCTACCTCAAGCTGCAGTTATAGGTTCCTTTGCAGTAGCTACTGTAAGCGGTAGTGGACCTGCTAATGCGGCAACTACAGGGGCAGCTACTATACCTGCTCTAAAAAAAGCTGGCTTTCCTAGTGAAAATGCTGCTGCTATAGAGACTGCTTCATCCCTTGGAGGGCAATTGATGCCACCGGTAATGGGCGTGACAGCATTTTTGATGGTTGAATTTTTGGGAGTTGGTTATTTCGATGTTGTAGCTCGAGGCTTTGGACCCGCTTTTGTATACTTTTTTGGTGTTGCAGCTTCAGTTTATCTTTTGACTGCTAAGTATCAAACCCAAGCTGTTAACTTAGAGGTAACAAAAATCAACTTTTATGATAAAGTAAACTTATTAGCTTTTGCTGGAGTTATTAGTGTTTTAATCGTTTTACTTGGGTATTTTAGAATGAGTGCTATGATGTCTGCTTTGAGAGTTTTTACAGGGCTTATCATATTCTTGTCAATCTTCTTTATATCAAAATATATAAAGGAGAAGAAGGAACAGGAAAAGCAAGTATTTTCTAAACAAACTTTTAAAGAAGTCACTGCTCCATATGTGCGTTCGTTAGATACGTTTGCAACGATTGTTTCAGATGTGGTTATTTTGCTGTCACTGCTTGGTATATTAACAGGTATATTTACAATTACAGGTATTCCAACAAAAATAGGAACTTTATTGGTACAGGCAGCATCATTTCACATAGTAGCAGTTGTATTGATTGCTTTTTTATTCGGTTATCTAATGGGGATGGGACTACCCCCGGCTCCTGTATATATTATTGTAGTTCTTGCAATTGCACCAACTATGTTACAACTAGGGATAGAGAATTGGGTGATACATTTCTTTGCTTTCTTTATGGGTGTTTTTGGACATTTGTCACCACCTACATCCCTTACGGCAGCCGTAACTGCCAAAATTGCAGAATCCGATTATACTAAGACTATATTGAGATCACTAGAATCATGTATTCCTTTGATAATCCTTATATTTGCAATCTTTACTAGACCAGAACTTGTTGTTGAGATTGGAACACAGCAGATTTATGGTTTCTTTGTAGTACTAATGGGAACTTTAGGAATTGTTTTCTCAATGCACTGTCATTTTCACAAAGATAAAAAGCCTGATATTGCTATAAAACTATTATTGTTAGTCCTTGCTTTGCTAACTTTATTCCACCCAAGTATATTGATCGGAACTATTACTGCTGTGCCAATAATAGGATTCGTAATATATGGATTAATGCAGGTAAATAAGGGTGAAATCGAAAGAATAGCTAATATCAGAGAAGAAAGAGAAGAAATCGAAGTCTCATAA
- a CDS encoding redoxin domain-containing protein produces MSLNIGDQVQNFTLKDHNGEEFKLEDFKGKKVLISAHPLAWTKVCAMQMKAIDDNSEEFEKFNTKVVGFSIDTVPTKKAWAEHLGIEKTPLLSDFWPHGKVAKQLGIFREEEGFSERANILLDEDHKVIFIKVYPIKENPDLEEVLEQLK; encoded by the coding sequence ATGTCATTAAATATTGGCGATCAAGTGCAAAATTTTACTCTTAAGGATCATAACGGAGAAGAGTTTAAACTAGAAGATTTTAAAGGGAAAAAAGTTTTAATCTCGGCCCATCCTCTTGCCTGGACTAAAGTTTGTGCTATGCAGATGAAGGCAATTGATGATAATAGTGAAGAATTTGAAAAGTTTAACACCAAGGTAGTTGGTTTCAGCATAGATACAGTTCCTACCAAAAAGGCCTGGGCAGAACATCTTGGAATTGAAAAAACACCTCTTTTATCTGACTTTTGGCCTCATGGCAAAGTTGCTAAACAACTAGGTATTTTTAGGGAAGAAGAAGGCTTTTCAGAAAGAGCAAACATCCTTCTAGATGAAGACCATAAAGTTATCTTCATAAAAGTATATCCTATAAAGGAAAATCCTGACCTTGAAGAAGTTTTGGAACAGCTTAAGTAG
- a CDS encoding 2-oxoacid:ferredoxin oxidoreductase subunit beta, which yields MAVHLRKYLRLNKLPHIWCPGCGHGIILNSLIRAIDEVGLDQEKTVVVSGIGCSSRATGYLNFNTLHTTHGRAMAFATGVKLGNPDLNVIVLSGDGDSAAIGGNHLIHAARRNIDITTVVFNNNIYGMTSGQYSPLTPKGAYGTTAPYGNVDQAFDLCDLMISSGASYVGRGATYHAKQLTTLITSALDHKGFSFVEGISQCPTYYGRRNNLKTAVDMLQWQKDVTIKKKAAEKLSPEEQQEKIMIGELHKVADRPEYVEEYEKVIEKVSKKEGTTG from the coding sequence ATGGCAGTTCATTTGAGAAAATACTTGCGTCTTAATAAATTACCTCATATATGGTGCCCCGGATGCGGGCATGGGATAATATTGAATAGTCTGATAAGAGCTATAGATGAAGTGGGCTTAGATCAGGAAAAGACTGTAGTAGTATCTGGAATAGGTTGTTCTTCTAGAGCAACAGGTTATCTAAACTTTAATACTCTTCACACTACCCATGGTAGGGCAATGGCATTTGCCACAGGTGTTAAGTTAGGTAACCCTGACTTAAATGTAATTGTACTCTCAGGTGATGGTGACAGTGCAGCAATTGGAGGTAACCACCTGATCCATGCAGCTAGAAGGAATATAGATATAACAACAGTTGTATTTAATAACAACATATATGGCATGACCAGCGGCCAGTACTCACCCCTTACACCAAAGGGTGCCTATGGTACAACTGCTCCATACGGAAATGTTGACCAGGCATTTGATTTATGTGATCTTATGATTTCTTCTGGAGCATCTTACGTTGGACGTGGTGCAACCTATCATGCAAAACAGCTAACCACTTTGATAACTTCTGCTTTAGATCACAAAGGATTTTCTTTTGTTGAAGGTATTAGCCAATGTCCTACTTATTATGGTAGAAGGAATAACCTAAAGACAGCAGTAGACATGTTACAGTGGCAAAAGGATGTAACTATCAAAAAGAAGGCTGCCGAGAAGCTATCACCAGAAGAACAACAAGAGAAGATAATGATCGGAGAGCTTCACAAAGTTGCAGATAGACCTGAATACGTAGAAGAATACGAAAAAGTTATCGAAAAGGTCAGTAAGAAGGAGGGGACAACAGGATGA
- a CDS encoding DUF1850 domain-containing protein codes for MNKIKSKFLILIMVLIFATTTIVLSNTKDTTKVILKNVETGEILFSNEVELEDQLKFTWIHSIDKLPWMEYFEVTDNQELKLNKVVIQDFGAGVPHNLGNNYEIRDGKILFTEINKAYQKYEWLSSQIALEKVELNGNTIITKEKSKDFQRLKLFLQTVKTPF; via the coding sequence ATGAATAAAATAAAAAGTAAATTTCTAATCCTTATAATGGTTTTAATTTTTGCTACAACAACAATTGTTTTATCGAATACTAAAGATACTACAAAAGTAATACTTAAAAATGTTGAGACAGGGGAAATACTATTTAGTAATGAGGTAGAATTAGAGGATCAATTAAAGTTTACTTGGATACATTCAATTGACAAATTACCATGGATGGAATATTTCGAAGTAACAGATAATCAAGAGTTAAAATTAAATAAGGTAGTAATACAAGATTTTGGTGCAGGTGTACCTCATAATTTAGGTAATAATTATGAAATAAGAGATGGCAAAATTTTGTTTACAGAAATAAATAAAGCGTACCAAAAATATGAATGGCTTTCTTCACAAATTGCTTTAGAAAAAGTAGAGCTAAATGGCAATACTATAATAACTAAAGAAAAATCAAAAGATTTTCAGAGACTAAAGCTATTTTTACAAACAGTCAAAACACCTTTCTGA
- a CDS encoding 2-oxoacid:acceptor oxidoreductase family protein has translation MKKFEMRLSGSGGQGLILAGIILGAAATKEGKNVVQTQSYGPEARGGASKSEVLISDERIDYPKVTEPDFLLALTEEALNKYITDIKEDGMVIVDDSVDCDGVDSKVKNLYSVPILSTAKEKLKPIVANMVALGAIVACSDVTSPDATKEAIKENVPPGTEDLNCKAFESGYELGEKNQ, from the coding sequence ATGAAAAAATTTGAAATGAGACTTAGTGGATCAGGTGGTCAGGGTCTAATTCTTGCCGGGATAATTTTGGGAGCAGCAGCAACTAAAGAAGGTAAGAACGTAGTTCAGACCCAAAGCTATGGCCCTGAGGCCAGAGGCGGAGCTAGTAAATCAGAAGTATTGATAAGTGATGAGAGAATTGATTATCCAAAAGTAACAGAGCCGGATTTTTTATTAGCTCTAACAGAAGAGGCTCTAAACAAATATATAACTGACATTAAGGAAGATGGAATGGTTATAGTTGACGACAGTGTGGACTGTGACGGGGTAGATTCAAAAGTAAAGAACTTGTACAGCGTTCCTATATTAAGTACTGCTAAAGAAAAACTTAAACCTATAGTAGCTAACATGGTAGCTCTTGGCGCCATTGTGGCGTGCAGTGATGTGACATCTCCTGATGCTACTAAGGAAGCGATAAAAGAAAATGTGCCTCCCGGTACTGAAGATCTTAACTGCAAAGCTTTTGAGAGTGGGTACGAGCTTGGGGAAAAGAATCAATAA
- the sucC gene encoding ADP-forming succinate--CoA ligase subunit beta, with amino-acid sequence MKLYEYMAKELLGKNGIPVPRGEVAGSTSEAKQKTEEMDTPVAIKSQVLSGGRGKAGGIKFAEKPEEVSEAAEELLDMKIKGYKVDTILIEEKIRIDQELYLSIAIDPVNKKPVVIASKEGGVDIEEVPEDKIVKRYVDPKWGVDPYVSREILDELELDQIVSKQVTKIMKKIYDLFKNYDAELVEINPLVVSGEKVVAADAKINIDEDALFRHKDLPKISDKTELEKKVEEMGLSFVELDGDIAIMANGAGMAMTTLDVISYFGGSAANFLDAGGGASVELTKQALEVLLSTNPNAVLINIFGGITRCDDVASALIQVKNETGIPVPLVIRLMGTNDEKGVQMLKDNGITAYRMMDEAAKKVVELAKEGADVDGNIG; translated from the coding sequence ATGAAACTTTACGAATACATGGCCAAAGAATTACTAGGTAAAAATGGAATCCCTGTACCAAGAGGAGAGGTGGCAGGCTCCACAAGTGAAGCAAAACAAAAGACAGAAGAAATGGACACGCCTGTTGCAATCAAAAGTCAGGTTTTATCAGGAGGACGAGGTAAGGCTGGAGGCATAAAATTCGCCGAAAAGCCAGAAGAAGTATCTGAAGCTGCCGAAGAACTTCTTGATATGAAAATCAAAGGTTATAAAGTAGACACTATCTTAATAGAAGAAAAAATACGAATTGACCAGGAACTATATCTAAGCATAGCAATAGATCCAGTTAATAAAAAGCCTGTTGTTATAGCATCAAAAGAAGGTGGCGTGGATATAGAAGAAGTTCCTGAAGACAAAATAGTAAAAAGATATGTGGACCCAAAATGGGGGGTAGACCCCTATGTTTCAAGAGAAATATTAGACGAATTAGAGCTAGACCAAATTGTTAGTAAACAGGTTACAAAGATTATGAAGAAAATTTATGACCTATTTAAAAATTATGATGCTGAACTAGTTGAGATAAATCCACTAGTTGTTTCCGGAGAAAAAGTCGTTGCGGCAGATGCGAAGATAAACATTGATGAGGATGCGCTATTTCGCCATAAAGACCTGCCAAAGATAAGCGACAAAACAGAACTTGAAAAGAAAGTAGAAGAGATGGGGCTTTCCTTTGTTGAACTAGATGGTGACATAGCAATTATGGCTAATGGAGCAGGTATGGCTATGACCACCTTGGATGTAATCAGTTACTTTGGCGGTAGTGCAGCAAACTTTTTGGATGCTGGTGGTGGAGCAAGTGTAGAACTAACCAAGCAGGCCTTAGAAGTACTTCTATCCACTAACCCTAATGCAGTGTTAATCAATATCTTTGGTGGAATAACCAGGTGTGATGATGTAGCAAGCGCACTAATACAGGTCAAAAATGAGACGGGAATCCCTGTTCCACTTGTGATTAGATTGATGGGTACAAACGATGAAAAAGGGGTTCAAATGCTAAAAGATAACGGAATAACTGCTTATAGGATGATGGATGAAGCGGCCAAAAAAGTAGTTGAGCTTGCAAAGGAAGGGGCTGATGTAGATGGCAATATTGGTTAA
- a CDS encoding 4Fe-4S dicluster domain-containing protein yields MDNDNISSVVIAGKWCKGCGICIEFCPKKVLDFDSKGKSYVKNPEDCNKCQQCELRCPDFAIVVKKGEKDNE; encoded by the coding sequence ATGGATAATGATAATATTAGTTCAGTAGTTATCGCAGGCAAATGGTGCAAAGGCTGTGGAATATGCATAGAATTTTGTCCCAAGAAAGTATTAGACTTTGATTCCAAGGGTAAATCTTATGTCAAAAACCCAGAGGATTGTAATAAATGTCAACAATGTGAACTTCGCTGCCCGGATTTTGCGATTGTTGTAAAAAAGGGGGAGAAAGATAATGAGTGA
- the sucD gene encoding succinate--CoA ligase subunit alpha: protein MAILVNADTRLCIQGITGHQGSFHRGQMKDYGTKIVAGVSPGKGGKEVEGVPVFNTVAKARQETACNASIIFVPAPFCKDAAFEAIDAGIELVVLISEHIPVQDAMEIMAFARERGSTIVGPNTFGVITPGQCKVGIMPNRYYKPGEVGVVARSGTLSYQIVGDMTLNGIGQSTVVGLGGDRVVGCDFTDMLELFEEEPNTRAIVMIGEIGGSREEAAAKYIKEEMTKPVFAYIAGKSAPAGKRMGHAGAIIEGNRGTFESKVTSLEEAGVQVAQMPWQLVDMLKKDLSIK, encoded by the coding sequence ATGGCAATATTGGTTAATGCAGACACAAGGCTATGTATACAGGGAATTACAGGCCATCAGGGCAGCTTTCACCGAGGCCAAATGAAAGACTATGGCACCAAAATCGTAGCTGGAGTTTCTCCTGGTAAAGGAGGAAAAGAAGTAGAAGGCGTTCCTGTTTTCAATACAGTAGCAAAAGCTAGACAGGAAACAGCATGCAATGCTTCGATTATATTTGTTCCTGCCCCTTTCTGTAAAGACGCAGCCTTTGAAGCGATAGATGCTGGAATTGAACTTGTTGTATTGATATCCGAGCATATCCCAGTTCAGGACGCAATGGAGATAATGGCTTTTGCCAGGGAAAGAGGCTCTACAATAGTTGGTCCTAATACCTTTGGGGTTATCACACCAGGGCAGTGCAAAGTAGGCATTATGCCTAACCGTTATTACAAACCAGGTGAAGTAGGAGTAGTTGCAAGAAGTGGGACCCTTAGCTATCAGATAGTAGGGGATATGACACTAAACGGGATAGGTCAAAGTACAGTTGTTGGACTTGGTGGAGATAGAGTAGTCGGATGTGATTTCACCGATATGCTTGAACTATTTGAAGAAGAGCCAAATACCAGAGCAATTGTTATGATAGGTGAAATTGGCGGCTCAAGAGAAGAAGCAGCGGCAAAATATATCAAAGAAGAAATGACTAAACCTGTATTTGCATATATAGCAGGAAAAAGTGCTCCGGCAGGTAAGCGAATGGGGCACGCAGGAGCAATTATTGAAGGTAATAGAGGTACATTTGAATCTAAAGTGACTTCTCTTGAAGAAGCTGGAGTTCAAGTAGCCCAAATGCCGTGGCAGTTAGTTGATATGTTAAAAAAGGATTTAAGCATTAAATAA